In Sparus aurata chromosome 3, fSpaAur1.1, whole genome shotgun sequence, the following are encoded in one genomic region:
- the clk2a gene encoding dual specificity protein kinase CLK2 isoform X2, protein MQCIDHRRGGAHVALKIIKNVEKYKEAARLEINVLEKINEKDADNKFLCVQMYDWFDYHGHMCISFELLALSTFDFLKENNYLPYSIGQVRHMAYQLCLSVKFLHDNKLTHTDLKPENILFVNSDFTMSFNVEKKREERTVKSTAVRVVDFGSATFDHEHHSTIVSTRHYRAPEVILELGWSHPCDVWSIGCILFEYYLGFTLFQTHDNREHLAMMERILGPVPSRMIRKTRKQKYFYRGRLDWDESSSAGKYVRENCKPLRRYLLSEAEEHHQLFDLIESMLEYEPSKRLVLADSLKHPFFENVGVDEATGSKNWEGNRDISR, encoded by the exons ATGCAGTGCATTGACCACCGCAG agGTGGAGCCCACGTTGCTCTGAAAATTATCAAGAATGTAGAGAAGTACAAGGAAGCAGCTCGCCTGGAGATCAATGTATTAGAGAAGATCAATGAAAAGGACGCTGACAACAAGTT CCTTTGTGTACAGATGTATGACTGGTTTGACTACCACGGTCACATGTGCATCTCCTTTGAGCTGCTAGCTCTCAGCACCTTCGACtttctaaaagaaaacaactacCTGCCCTACTCAATCGGTCAGGTCAGACACATGGCCTACcaactctgtctctctgtgaaaT TTCTCCATGACAAtaagctgacacacacagacttaaaGCCTGAGAACATCCTCTTTGTCAACTCAGACTTCACAATGTCCTTCAATGTAGAGAAG aagCGAGAAGAACGGACAGTTAAGAGCACGGCAGTACGTGTGGTCGACTTTGGCAGTGCCACTTTTGACCACGAGCACCACAGCACCATCGTGTCCACGCGACATTACCGTGCCCCTGAGGTTATACTAG AGCTGGGCTGGAGCCATCCCTGTGATGTGTGGAGCATTGGCTGTATACTGTTCGAGTACTATCTGGGCTTCACCTTGTTTCAG aCCCATGACAACAGAGAGCATTTGGCCATGATGGAGAGAATCCTGGGACCGGTGCCCTCGAGGATGATTCGTAAGACAAG GAAGCAGAAGTATTTCTATCGTGGCCGTCTAGACTGGGATGAGAGCTCCTCAGCGGGGAAATACGTCAGAGAAAACTGCAAACCCTTACGG CGGTACTTACTGTCAGAGGCGGAGGAACACCACCAGTTATTTGACCTCATTGAAAGCATGTTGGAGTATGAGCCCTCCAAGAGGCTGGTGCTGGCCGACTCCCTCAAACACCCATTCTTTGAGAATGTGGGTGTTGACGAGGCAACGGGCAGCAAGAACTGGGAGGGCAACCGGGATATTAGCCGGTGA